Proteins found in one Tissierellales bacterium genomic segment:
- a CDS encoding alpha/beta hydrolase, with the protein MNNKSMFLEKDGLKLHYKITGQGKPIILLNSAFADLRIWSSVEEELSKKYKLIQLDFRYTGKTEQDDSDYSMYEDLNFLINELNISDVSLIGLSAGAHTALEYTIQYPEKVQKLFLISAGLFGLEEDINKVKKMNDFQSELFRGNIEEATKIWTKAWLVGEKRSEKDISSYNIELFKKITKESLLKSANFKMPYFINPPVNEFLDKIDKEVYNLVGTYDYEDVFNSAKTLSKKIKNYKEEKIESGHIIALEQANLLIDRIIKFID; encoded by the coding sequence ATGAATAATAAAAGTATGTTCTTAGAAAAAGATGGTTTAAAATTACACTATAAAATTACAGGTCAAGGTAAGCCAATTATATTACTTAATTCAGCCTTTGCAGATTTAAGGATATGGAGTAGTGTTGAAGAAGAGTTATCAAAAAAATACAAGCTCATACAACTCGACTTTAGATATACTGGAAAGACTGAGCAGGATGACTCTGATTATAGCATGTATGAGGATTTGAATTTCTTAATTAATGAATTAAATATAAGTGATGTAAGTCTAATAGGTCTTTCAGCAGGTGCCCACACAGCACTTGAGTATACTATACAGTATCCAGAGAAAGTCCAAAAACTATTTCTTATTTCGGCTGGATTATTTGGTCTAGAAGAAGATATAAATAAAGTGAAGAAAATGAATGATTTTCAATCAGAATTGTTCAGGGGAAATATAGAAGAGGCTACTAAAATATGGACTAAAGCTTGGTTGGTGGGAGAAAAGAGAAGTGAAAAAGATATATCTTCATATAATATAGAATTATTTAAAAAAATAACAAAGGAAAGTCTTTTGAAAAGTGCTAACTTTAAAATGCCATATTTCATAAATCCACCAGTCAATGAATTCTTAGATAAAATAGATAAGGAAGTTTATAATCTTGTAGGAACTTATGACTATGAAGATGTATTTAATTCAGCAAAAACCTTAAGTAAAAAAATTAAAAACTATAAAGAAGAAAAAATTGAATCAGGACATATTATAGCACTTGAGCAAGCAAATCTATTAATTGATAGGATAATAAAATTTATAGATTAA